CGCGACATGACGGTGCCGATCGGCAGGCCGCTGACGTCGGCGATCTCCTTGTAGCTCAGCCCCTCGAGCTCCCGGAGGACCAGCGCCTCGCGGAACTCGACGGGAAGGCTCTCGAGCGCCGCGAAGAGCTCCTGCCGCGTCGCGCGCCGGAGCAGCTCGAGTTCGGGGCCCGGGCCGGCGTCCTCGACGTCGTGAAGGTTCGCGTCGAAAGCGGTGGTCAGCTCCTCCCCCCGCGATCTCTCGAGCCAGGAGTACCCGGTGTTCCGGACGATGGTCAGGAACCAGGCCTTGCTGTTGCCGCCCCGGAATCCGCCGAAGAATCGGACGGCGCGGACGTAGGCCTCCTGGACCACGTCCTCGGCATCCTGATCGCTCCGGGTCAGCCAGCGCGCGAGGTTGTAGGCGGCGCTCATGTGGGGCAGGAGCGTGCGCTCGAACCGTTCCAGCTCGGTCGGGTCCATGGAGCGATGGGACCTCGCATCCGGCTCGGCGTGCGCCTGGGTCCGTGAGGGACGCGGCGCCCGTCGGGCGGGCGGAAACGGTATCACACGCCGGGCGGGTCCCATCCTGTCGATTCCTCGCTCCTCTCCTCCAGGTAAGACCGCCGATCGCGGTTCGTTATTCCCGGAGTTGCGTCGGGAGCGGGCCCGGGATTAAACGCGAGGCGATCCCGGTCCTTGCGGGTGTGTCCCGTAACCACACTCCATGGAGGTGCTCAGATGAGCCCGAATTCGATGACGCGTCATGGGCCGTTCACGACCCGCATCACCGCCAGCACGGCCCCCCCGGCGACTCTCCTCGTCCGCGCCGTCGTGGGCGCGGTGTTTCTCCTCGAGGGGATACTGAAATTCATCAACCCCCAGGAGCTGGGCGTCGGGCGGTTCGTCAAGATTGGAATTCCGTTCCCTTCCTTCTTCGCTCCCTTCGACGGGGTGTTCGAGATCGCGTGCGGGGTCCTCCTGATCCTGGGGCTGATGACGCGCCTCGGCGCAATCTCGATGATCGTCAACATGATCGTCGCCATCACCTCGACGAAGATCCCCATGCTCCTCCACGACGGCTTCTTCAAGGCGGCCCACGAGGCGCGTCTTGACGTCTCGATGCTCCTCGCCTGTATCTTCCTTCTTCGGGTCGGGGCCGGCCCCCTCTCTCTCGACTCCCTCTTCGCCCGCGAGGAGATCGAAGCTCCGTCTCTCGCGAGGCGCTTCGTGCTCGGCAAGACGGTTGTGTCGATCCTCGCGGCCGGCCTGGTGATCGCGGGCGCTTCCGGTCGAGCCCTCGCCGCGGACACTGCCTCGCAGGGCGGGGCACGGACGGTCGAGGTCCGGCTGACCGAGTACCGGATCGAGATGCCGCTCGAGTGGAGCGCCGGCCGGACGCTGTTCAAGGTGACCAACGCCGGCACGATGCTCCATCGCTTCGAGATCGAGGGGAAGGGGATCGAGGAGGAGATCGAGGACGGAGTCGAAGCCGGTCAGTCGACGACCCTGGAGCTCGATCTGAAACCGGGCGTCTACGAGGTCTACTGCCCGATGCGCGGACACAAGAAGGCCGGCATGTCCCTCAGGGTGAAGGTGACGTAGATCGCTTCACTCGTGCCGGATCGCCCCCCACGGGTCCACCCGGGCGGCGCGAAGGGCGGGGACGGCGCTCGCGGCGACGGACACCGCGACGAGCCCGACGGCGATGACCGCGAACGTGAGGGGATCCGCAGCCCCCACGCCGTAGAGTTGCGCTGAGAGGGTCCGCCCGAGCGCCAAACCCCCCGCCGCCCCGATCGCGACGCCGGCCAGCGTGAGCCTCAGCGCGCTTCCCACGACAAGGCTCACGATCTCGCGCGGCTCGGCGCCGAGCGCCATGCGGATGCCGATCTCCGATCGCCGACGGCTCACCCAGTACGACGTCACGCTGTAGATCCCGACACCCGCGAGCGCCGCGGCCAGCGCCGCGAAGCCGGCGACGAGCGTGAGGAGATAGCGACGGCCGGCGACCGAACCCGACACGACGTCGTCCATCGTGCGGAGGCTCGCGATCGGAAGATCGGGGTCGAGTGCGCGAAGGCGCGCGCGCAGCGTCCCGGCCAGCGCGAGCGGCTCCCCCGCCGTCCTCACGATCACCGACATCGACGCGATCGCGCGCTGGTTCGACGAGAGGTAGAAGGCCTCGCGCGCCGGGGCGTCGAGCGATTGATCCCGCATCCCCGACACGACGCCGACGATCTCGAAGAGGGTCGCCCCCTTCCCGAGCACGGCGTGCCGCCCGACCGCCTCGGTCCCGGGGAAGAACCGGCGCGCGAACTCCTCGGTGACGACGATCTTGATCGGCGAGGCGCCGTCGTCGGCGCCGGTGAAGACCCGGCCGCGCGTCACGCGGATCCCCAGCGTCCTGAAGAACCCCGGGCTCACCGTGTCGAAGGAGACGACCGACCGCTCCCCCGGCGGCGGGATCGCCCCGCCGTCCACCGCGATGAGCGTCTGCGCCCCGGTGCCGGCGAGAGGGAGCGCCTCCGCCGAGCCGACCGAGACGACGCCCGGCAGAGCAGAGACCTCCTGCTCGACGCGCTGGAAGAGGGCGCGGATCTGCGGCGGGCCCGGATACTTCGACGGGGGCAGGTGGAGCTCCGCGACGAGGATGTGATGGGGATCGAAACCGGGGTCCGTCCGCAGGACGAAGATGAAGCTCCGCACGAGAAGGCCCGCGCCGATCAGAAGGACGATCGAGAGGCCCACCTCGGCGACGACGAGCGCGCTCCGGGTCCGGCGCTCGCGATGTCCCCCGGCCGAAGCCGGCCCCGCCTCGCGCAACGAAGCGTTCAAGTCCGCCTTTGAAGCATGGACAGCCGGCGCGAGGCCGAAGACGATTCCCGTCAGGAGCGAGAGGGCCGTCGCCGCGAGGAGCACCCTGAGATCGATCGTCGCCCCCGCGGCGCGCGGGATCTGCGCGGCGGCCCCCGAGGCGAGAAGGGCGAGGGCGCCCCGGGCGAGCGCGACGCCGACGGCCCCCGCCGCGAGGGCGAGGACGAGGCTCTCCCCGAGGAACATCGCGATGAGGCGTCCGCGGCTCGCGCCGAGCGCGGCGCGGAGCGCGATCTCGCGCCCGCGGGAGGCGGCGAGCGCCAGGAGGAGGTTCGCGACATTCGCGCACGCAATGGCGAGGACGAAGGCGACCGCCCCCGCGACGAGGAGAAGCGTCGGGCGCGCGGCCGCGGCCTGGGGCTCGCCCAGAGGGGCGCTCGCGTAGGAGAGGTTGGCGTCGAGCCCCTCGGGTCGCTTGTCCCGATCCGCGAGAAGGTCGAGCTCGGCCTGCGCCTCCGGGCGCGAAACTCCGGGGCGGAGGCGGGCGAGGACGTCGAGATATCCGGCGCCGCGATCGACGGCGCCCGCGGTCATGAACCCGGGCTCGAAGACGCGCGGGATCCAGAGGTCGGCCGCCGTCGCGGGATAGCCGATGTCGGCGGGGAGGACGCCGACGACGGTGTGCGGCGTCCCGTTCAGCGAGATCGATCGGCCGACGACGCCCGGATCGGATCCGAAGCGCGACTCGAAGAGGGCGTGGCCGAGGAGGACGGCGTCGGGGCCTCCCTTCATCTCCTCCGCGGCGTTGAAGCCGCGGCCGATCGCAGGCATCACGCCGAGGACGTCAAAGATCCGCTCGGAGACGCGCAGCGCCCGAAGTTGCTCCGGCTCGGCGACCCCGGTGAGGTTGACGGTGTCGATCGTGGACGCGGCGACGCTTCCGAACGATCGCCCCTGATCGGCGAGGGCGAGGAACCGCTGGTGCGAGAAGGGGACGCGATCCGCGTCCCGCCCGGCGGAGCCCCCCCAGATCTGGAGGATGCGCGCAGGCTCGGGGTACGGCAGCGGCCGGATGAGGACGGCGTCGACGACGCTGAGGACAGCCGTCCCCGCGCCGATCCCCAGTGCGAGCGTCGCGATCGCGAGGGCCGCCGCCCCCGGATGTCGCGAGAGGGCGCGGAGAGACCGGCTCAGCTACCCCTCGCGCGTGTACCGGAGCCGGGGGCGCCTCGCCGCCTCGGCTTCGTCGAGCCGGCCGATCGGCGTCGTGTGCGGCGCCTTCCGCACCATCTCAGGGTCTTCGTCCGCCTCGGCGGCGATGGAGCGCATGGCGGCGATGAAGGCGTCGATCTCGGCCTTCGACTCCGTCTCCGTCGGCTCGATCATGATCGCGCCGTGCACCACGAGGGGGAAGTAGATCGTCGGGGGGTGGAAGCCGTAGTCGAGGAGGCGCTTGGCGACGTCGAGGGTGCGGACCCCCTTCGGCTCGAGAAGCCTGTCGCTGAGGATCGCCTCGTGGAGCGACGGCGTCTCGAAGGCGACGGGGTAGAGGTCCTTGAGCTTCGCCCGTATGTAGTTCGCGTTGAGGACCGCCCGCTCGGCGACCATGCGGAGGCCGTCGGGGCCGAGCGATCGGATGTAGGCGAGGGCGCGGACGTGCATGCCGAAGTTCCCGAAGAAGGACGAGACGCGCCCGATCGAGTCGGGGCGATTCTCGGCGAGGACCAGGCGTCCCGACGACTCCTCGACGAGAGGGGTCGGGAGGTACGGCTCGAGGACCTTCGACACGCCCACCGGCCCGGAGCCGGGCCCGCCGCCGCCGTGCGGCGTCGAGAAGGTCTTGTGGAGGTTCAGGTGCAGGACGTCGATCCCCATGTCGCCGGGGCGCGCGATGCCGACGAGGGCGTTCATGTTCGCCCCGTCCATGTAGACGAGGCCCCCCTTCTCGTGGACGGCGGCGACGATCCCCTCGATCTCCTCCTCGAAGATGCCGAGGGTGTTCGGATTCGTGAGCATCAGCCCGGCCACGTCCTCCGTCATCTTCGCGCGGAGCGCGGCGAGATCGATGCACCCCCTGGGGTTCGTCGGGATCTGCTCGACCTTGTAGCCGGCCATCGCGGCGCTCGCGGGGTTGGTCCCGTGGGCCGAGTCGGGGACGAGGATCGTCGAGCGCGGGCGGCCGCTCTTCACGTGATGGGCGCGGATCATGAGGATGCCGACCATCTCGCCGTGCGCGCCGGCCGCCGGCTGGAGCGTGAAGCGGGGCATCCCCGTGATCTGGCGGAGCGACTTCTCGAGCTCCCAGATCACGCGGAGACATCCCTGCACCGTCTCGGGATCCTGGAGCGGATGCGCGCGCCCGAGACCCTCCACGCGCGCCAGCTCCTCGTTGATCTTCGGGTTGTACTTCATCGTGCACGAGCCGAGCGGGTACAGCCCGAGATCGACGGCGTAGTTCAGGCGCGAGATGCGGACGAAGTGGCGGACGACGTCCACCTCGCTGACCTCGGGCATCCCGTCGATGGGGCCGCGCCTCACGCTGTCGGGGATCTTCGAGAGATCGGCTTCCGGCACGTCGAGGGGGGGTAGGGAGTGCCCCACCCGCCCGCGCGATCCGACCTCGAAGATCGTCGGCTCGTCCCTCAGGACCCCGGCTCTGCGGGGGGCTCTCGGGTCGGCGCTCACAGCGAACCCTCCAGGGCGTCGGCGAGGCGATCGATCTCCTCGCGCGTGTTCATCTCGGTGACGGCGACGAGCCACGCCCGCTCGAGGCGGGGCTCGGCCGGGCCGTAGAGCCTGCCGAGAGCGAGACCTCCCACGATCCCTCGCTTCAGGAGCGCGCGGTTGACCTCCTGCGGGTCGGCCGCCAACTCGACGACGAACTCGTTGAAGAAGGGGGCCGGGAACGGGAGGCGGCATCCCTTGATCGACGCGAGGCGCGACGCCGCGTACGAGGCCTTGTGGTGGTTCTGGAGCGCCAATCGGTGAAGCCCGTCGCGGCCGAGAAGGCTCAGGTGGATCGTCGCGGCGAGGGCGAGGAGACCCTGGTTGGTGCAGATGTTCGACGTCGCGCGCTCGCGCCGGATGTGCTGCTCGCGCGTCGCGAGCGTGAGGACGAAGCCGCGCCGGCCTTCGGCGTCCCTCGCCTCCCCGACGATGCGCCCCGGAAGCTGCCGCGTGAGGCTCTCGCGCGCGGCGATGAAGCCGAGGTACGGTCCCCCGAACGAGAGGGGCACGCCGAACGACTGCCCCTCCCCCAGCACGATGTCGGCGCCGAGGGCGCCGGGGCCCCGGAGAAGCCCGAGGCTCACGGGCTCGGTGACGACGGCGATCGTGAGCGCCCCCGCCCCCTTCGCCGCCGCCGACGCTCCCTCGACGTCCTCGATCGCGCCGAGGAAGTTCGGGCTCTGCACGACGGCCGCCGCAGCGCCCGAAGACATCGCGGCCGCGAGGGCGGACGGATCGGTGCGGCCGTCCTGGCCGAACGGGACGACGACGAGCTCGATGTCGAGGTTCTTCGCGTACGTCCGGATCGCCCTGACATAGTGCGGGTGAACGGCCGAGGAGATGACGACGCGAGACTTGCGGGTGACGCGGTGCGCCATGATCACCGCCTCGGCGAGGGCCGACGCGCCGTCGTACAGCGACGCGTTCGACACGTCGAGCTCGGTGAGAAGGCAGATCAGGCTCTGATACTCGAAGATCGCCTGCAGCGTCCCCTGGCTGATCTCGGGCTGGTACGGGGTGTACGAGGTGTAGAACTCGGATCGGTTGAGGAGCTGCGGGACGGCGGCCGGGATGTCGTGGTGGTAGGCCCCCGCGCCGAGAAAGAAGGCGTGCGAGGCGGCCGACGCGTTGCGCTTCGCGTACCCCGCGAACTCGCGGCGCAGCTCGATCTCGCTCGCGGCGGGCGGCAGATCGAGAAGGCCGGCCTTGCGGAACTTCGCGGGGATGGTGGTGAAGAGATCGGCGGGCGAGGCGGCCCCGACGGCGTCGAGCATCGACGCGACGTCCGCGTCTCCCTGGGGGAAGAATCTCATGTCAGTGTTTCTGCCCCGCGAGGAACGCCTGGTAGCCCCTCGCGTCCATCAGGGCGGCAGCCTCCGAGGGTGAGTCCATGCGGACCTTGAGGATCCACCCGCGGCCGTAGGGGTCCTCGTTGACGATTTCGGGATGATCCACGAGCGCGCCGTTGACCTCGACGACCTCGCCGGTCACGGGCGCGTAGACCTCTGAGACGGCCTTCACCGACTCGATCGTGCCGAACTCGTCCCCGGTCTTGAGCTTCTTCCCGACCTCGGGAAGCTCGACGAAGACGACGTCGCCGAGCTCTTTCTGGGCGAAGTGCGTGACGCCGATGGTTCCGGTCGCCTCCTTCACCGAGACCCACTCGTGATCCTTCGTGTAACGCAGGTTGTCCGGATACATCAGGTGCTCCCTCCCGCGGACTTCGCCGGCCGCTTGTAGTGCGGGGACTTGACCACGCGCGCGCGGGTCGGCTTGCCCCGGATGATGACGTCGAACTCGCGCCCCTCCCGGGCGGCCGCCGCGGGGAGGTACGCCATGCCGAGATTCTTCTTGAGGAACGGCGTGAAGGTGCCGCTCGTCACGTGCCCGGCTTCGGCCCCGTCGACCTGCGCGGGGTAGCCGTGACGGGCGATGCCGCGCTCGACCATCTCGAACGCCACCAGCCGGCGCGCCGCCCCGGACGCCTTCTGCCGCGCCAGCGCGTCGCGGCCGATGAACTCCCCCTTGTCGAGCTTGAGGATGAAGTTCAGCCCGGCCTCGAGGACGGTTGTCGTGTCGTCGATGTCGTTCCCGTAGAGCATCAGACACGCCTCGAGCCGCAGGGTGTCCCGCGCGCCGAGGCCGCACGGCGTGAGACCGAAGGGCGCGCCGACCCCCATCAGAGTGCCCCACAGCTCGGCGGCCCGGCTCGACTCGCAGTACAGCTCGAAGCCGTCCTCGCCGGTGTAGCCGGTGCGGGCGACGAGCGCCGGCACGCCGGCCACGCGGCTCTCGGCGAAGCTGAAGGCCTTGAGGGCGTGGATGTCCGCCTCGGTGAGGCCGCGGAGGATCGCCTCCGCCTCGGGCCCCTGGATGGCGATCTGCGCGAACTCGTCGCTGCGGTTCAAGGCCGTCACCCCCTTCGGCAGGTGAGATTCGACCCAGGCGAAATCCTTCGACGCGTTCGAGGCGTTCACGCAGATGAAGTACCGGTCGCGGGCCATGCAGTAGACGATGATGTCGTCGACGAAGGTCCCCTTCTCCGTCGTGAAGGCGCTGTACTGCGCGAGGCCCGGGGCGAGGCGCGCGGCGTCGTTGCACGTGAGGCGCTGCACCGCGGCGAGGGCCTCGGCCCCGCGGATCTCGATCTCACCCATGTGGCTCACGTCGAAGAGGCCGGCGTGCGTGCGCACCGCGAGATGCTCCTCGACGACTCCGTGATA
This region of Acidobacteriota bacterium genomic DNA includes:
- a CDS encoding sigma-70 family RNA polymerase sigma factor, with product MDPTELERFERTLLPHMSAAYNLARWLTRSDQDAEDVVQEAYVRAVRFFGGFRGGNSKAWFLTIVRNTGYSWLERSRGEELTTAFDANLHDVEDAGPGPELELLRRATRQELFAALESLPVEFREALVLRELEGLSYKEIADVSGLPIGTVMSRLARARQRLRQILTDRGSKED
- a CDS encoding DoxX family membrane protein, with translation MTRHGPFTTRITASTAPPATLLVRAVVGAVFLLEGILKFINPQELGVGRFVKIGIPFPSFFAPFDGVFEIACGVLLILGLMTRLGAISMIVNMIVAITSTKIPMLLHDGFFKAAHEARLDVSMLLACIFLLRVGAGPLSLDSLFAREEIEAPSLARRFVLGKTVVSILAAGLVIAGASGRALAADTASQGGARTVEVRLTEYRIEMPLEWSAGRTLFKVTNAGTMLHRFEIEGKGIEEEIEDGVEAGQSTTLELDLKPGVYEVYCPMRGHKKAGMSLRVKVT
- a CDS encoding ABC transporter permease, whose translation is MSRSLRALSRHPGAAALAIATLALGIGAGTAVLSVVDAVLIRPLPYPEPARILQIWGGSAGRDADRVPFSHQRFLALADQGRSFGSVAASTIDTVNLTGVAEPEQLRALRVSERIFDVLGVMPAIGRGFNAAEEMKGGPDAVLLGHALFESRFGSDPGVVGRSISLNGTPHTVVGVLPADIGYPATAADLWIPRVFEPGFMTAGAVDRGAGYLDVLARLRPGVSRPEAQAELDLLADRDKRPEGLDANLSYASAPLGEPQAAAARPTLLLVAGAVAFVLAIACANVANLLLALAASRGREIALRAALGASRGRLIAMFLGESLVLALAAGAVGVALARGALALLASGAAAQIPRAAGATIDLRVLLAATALSLLTGIVFGLAPAVHASKADLNASLREAGPASAGGHRERRTRSALVVAEVGLSIVLLIGAGLLVRSFIFVLRTDPGFDPHHILVAELHLPPSKYPGPPQIRALFQRVEQEVSALPGVVSVGSAEALPLAGTGAQTLIAVDGGAIPPPGERSVVSFDTVSPGFFRTLGIRVTRGRVFTGADDGASPIKIVVTEEFARRFFPGTEAVGRHAVLGKGATLFEIVGVVSGMRDQSLDAPAREAFYLSSNQRAIASMSVIVRTAGEPLALAGTLRARLRALDPDLPIASLRTMDDVVSGSVAGRRYLLTLVAGFAALAAALAGVGIYSVTSYWVSRRRSEIGIRMALGAEPREIVSLVVGSALRLTLAGVAIGAAGGLALGRTLSAQLYGVGAADPLTFAVIAVGLVAVSVAASAVPALRAARVDPWGAIRHE
- the gcvPB gene encoding aminomethyl-transferring glycine dehydrogenase subunit GcvPB, with translation MPPPVPGPLLQRVRRRVGGRPAGGQPRAPEARDRGRSRSRQALRPGRAPPRAGVARRRHRDEHARGDRSPRRRPGGFAVSADPRAPRRAGVLRDEPTIFEVGSRGRVGHSLPPLDVPEADLSKIPDSVRRGPIDGMPEVSEVDVVRHFVRISRLNYAVDLGLYPLGSCTMKYNPKINEELARVEGLGRAHPLQDPETVQGCLRVIWELEKSLRQITGMPRFTLQPAAGAHGEMVGILMIRAHHVKSGRPRSTILVPDSAHGTNPASAAMAGYKVEQIPTNPRGCIDLAALRAKMTEDVAGLMLTNPNTLGIFEEEIEGIVAAVHEKGGLVYMDGANMNALVGIARPGDMGIDVLHLNLHKTFSTPHGGGGPGSGPVGVSKVLEPYLPTPLVEESSGRLVLAENRPDSIGRVSSFFGNFGMHVRALAYIRSLGPDGLRMVAERAVLNANYIRAKLKDLYPVAFETPSLHEAILSDRLLEPKGVRTLDVAKRLLDYGFHPPTIYFPLVVHGAIMIEPTETESKAEIDAFIAAMRSIAAEADEDPEMVRKAPHTTPIGRLDEAEAARRPRLRYTREG
- the gcvH gene encoding glycine cleavage system protein GcvH, which encodes MYPDNLRYTKDHEWVSVKEATGTIGVTHFAQKELGDVVFVELPEVGKKLKTGDEFGTIESVKAVSEVYAPVTGEVVEVNGALVDHPEIVNEDPYGRGWILKVRMDSPSEAAALMDARGYQAFLAGQKH
- the gcvT gene encoding glycine cleavage system aminomethyltransferase GcvT; the protein is MSDTSPTPVRKTPLNETHRALGARMVDFAGWDMPVQYHGVVEEHLAVRTHAGLFDVSHMGEIEIRGAEALAAVQRLTCNDAARLAPGLAQYSAFTTEKGTFVDDIIVYCMARDRYFICVNASNASKDFAWVESHLPKGVTALNRSDEFAQIAIQGPEAEAILRGLTEADIHALKAFSFAESRVAGVPALVARTGYTGEDGFELYCESSRAAELWGTLMGVGAPFGLTPCGLGARDTLRLEACLMLYGNDIDDTTTVLEAGLNFILKLDKGEFIGRDALARQKASGAARRLVAFEMVERGIARHGYPAQVDGAEAGHVTSGTFTPFLKKNLGMAYLPAAAAREGREFDVIIRGKPTRARVVKSPHYKRPAKSAGGST